Proteins encoded within one genomic window of Arachis ipaensis cultivar K30076 chromosome B08, Araip1.1, whole genome shotgun sequence:
- the LOC107614176 gene encoding amino acid permease 4, which produces MIDENASAAATTTVSHHHDASLYDDDGRPKRRGTVWTTSSHIITAVIGSGVLSLAWSIAQLGWIAGPIVMIFFSLVTLYTSYFLADSYRVGDPVTGKRSYTYMEAIGNILGGKNFIFCGIMQYTNLYGTAIGYTIGAAMSMMAIAKTDCIHSSHGKNSCHVSGNWYIIWFGIIQLVFSQIPNFHKMGLLSILASVMSFTYSLISLALGIAHVSENGTFKGTIAGAEAETQAKKVWAIFQALGNIAFAYSYSNILIEIQDTIKSPFEVRTMKIATNVSIATTTAFYVLCGCIGYGAFGNSAPGNLLTAFDKPFWLIDIANLALVIHLVGAYQVYSQPLFAFVEEQATKRWEVSGKEHKIQIPFLPLYNLNTFRLVWRSLFVVVTTFIAMLIPFFNDILGVIGALGFWPLTVYFPVEMYIKQKKMPKWSGSWIFLQSLSMFCFLVTVAAMIGSIVGIIVDLDTYKPFSASL; this is translated from the exons ATGATTGATGAAAACGCTTCCGCCGCCGCAACAACCACCGTTAGCCACCATCACGATGCCTCACTTTACGACGACGACGGCCGCCCGAAACGAAGAG GAACTGTGTGGACGACAAGTTCTCATATAATAACAGCAGTGATTGGATCTGGAGTTTTGTCGTTAGCATGGTCGATAGCACAATTAGGTTGGATTGCTGGCCCTATTGTTATGATCTTCTTCAGTCTCGTCACGTTGTATACTTCATATTTTCTTGCTGATTCTTACCGTGTTGGAGACCCTGTTACTGGCAAGAGGAGTTACACTTACATGGAAGCCATTGGCAATATTCTCG GAggaaaaaatttcattttttgtGGAATAATGCAATATACAAATCTTTATGGAACTGCAATTGGATATACAATTGGCGCCGCTATGAGTATGAT GGCAATCGCAAAGACAGATTGCATACATTCTTCTCATGGAAAAAACTCATGTCATGTTTCTGGCAATTGGTACATAATATGGTTTGGGATAATCCAACTTGTATTTTCTCAAATTCCTAATTTTCATAAAATGGGATTGCTCTCAATACTTGCTTCAGTCATGTCCTTCACCTATTCCTTAATTAGTCTAGCccttggaattgctcatgtttcag aaaatgGTACTTTCAAGGGTACAATAGCAGGAGCTGAAGCAGAAACACAGGCCAAAAAAGTGTGGGCAATATTTCAAGCTCTTGGCAACATAGCCTTTGCATATTCTTATTCTAATATTCTCATTGAAATTCAG GATACTATAAAATCTCCATTTGAAGTAAGAACAATGAAGATAGCTACAAATGTGAGTATTGCAACAACCACAGCATTCTATGTTCTTTGTGGGTGCATAGGTTACGGTGCATTTGGAAATTCAGCACCAGGGAACTTGCTCACGGCATTTGATAAGCCATTTTGGCTTATTGACATTGCAAATTTGGCACTAGTCATTCACCTTGTGGGAGCATACCAAGTTTATTCTCAACCCCTCTTTGCATTTGTTGAAGAACAGGCAACTAAAAGATGGGAAGTAAGTGGAAAAGAACACAAAATTCAAATCCCATTTTTACCCTTATACAACCTAAATACATTTAGACTAGTTTGGAGATCACTGTTTGTTGTGGTAACAACTTTTATAGCAATGTTGATTCCATTCTTTAATGACATATTGGGAGTGATTGGGGCACTAGGATTTTGGCCCTTAACAGTTTATTTTCCAGTAGAGATGTACATCAAACAAAAGAAGATGCCAAAATGGAGTGGGAGTTGGATTTTTTTGCAAAGTTTAAGTATGTTTTGTTTCTTAGTAACCGTTGCAGCTATGATTGGGTCCATAGTTGGTATCATAGTTGACCTTGACACATATAAACCATTCAGCGCAAGCTTGTAG
- the LOC107612950 gene encoding auxilin-related protein 2 isoform X1 produces the protein MNDFDGLLATDFGFKPQGKSAPMAASKGSSNFATASSSLNFDLGSKPPRTSNSFSGGTDSLFSDHKTQDSGGFGDIFGGSARFADKSDGRGTSDAAFNLDSMFSSSRSVNLPPVYDKPVYDDDIFDGVPGLKSTTSSSKAAYEDVFAGASGGSGSGGSAFDDLLGGFGKAEQDSKSSSGRRLEKEDKGVADFDELLPGFGSSKSSNDGSTPDVGLSSEPTINASKTAPTATEDPFNVFESASSPVDSTSGHFTDPLEEISKPSSSRSTKNDRSSNSNGVLYDDIDPFDGLGQSVPAFSSERSNRKGSSSPPQRSNASTGWTRDKESVEKSYIRSPERHSQNKMHAEQENEFHQAPFEVPTYSSNSNKPARHRSTSPPYDNGGFRQTNVQADMPPTYEENLESSDDIWLTVSEVPLFTQPTAAPPPSRPPPPRPVHIHKSGTGSSTSTTNARKKDSEFLSFPSSARFSQVPKSAPAAAKLSSTSPFDELEDFAMGRSHVNDEDLGNGFPDEEIEMNSAAAAMKEAMDKAQAKFRHAKEVRERESTKAARSRETVQMEKDDRAVLEERERQERLDLERQQKEREEKEKERQRLEREREREMARQAVERATREARERAAIEARQRAERAAVGKANAEARERAERAAVQRAQAEARERAAAEAKGRAEKAAAEARERAEKAAAEARERAEKEARDKAAREKAAAEARVKAERAAVERAAAEARERAAAEARERAAAAARMKQQNNENDLESFFSMGSRASSVPRPPRTSSSDTVFDAQFQSDVTRKSTSVSSSMKKASSSVNIVDDLSSIFGTAPSSGEFQEVEGESEERRRARMERHQRAQERAAKALAEKNQRDLQTQREQAERHRLAETLDFEIKRWAAGKEGNLRALLSTLQYVLWPECGWQPVSLTDLITGAAVKKAYRKATLCIHPDKVQQKGATLQQKYIAEKVFDLLKRKNEGRVHSASPFNPCYGERLFELYTRKLQSLMMMGFSVRQNFVIDHE, from the exons ATGAACGATTTCGATGGCCTCTTAGCTACCGATTTCGGGTTCAAACCCCAAGGTAAATCGGCTCCGATGGCCGCATCTAAAGGATCCTCCAATTTCGCAACCGCCAGTTCTTCACTCAACTTCGATTTAGGTTCCAAGCCACCTCGAACCTCCAATTCCTTCTCCGGCGGCACCGATTCCCTTTTCTCCGACCACAAGACTCAAGATTCCGGCGGCTTCGGCGACATATTCGGAGGCTCCGCCAGGTTCGCAGACAAATCGGACGGGCGAGGAACCTCCGACGCGGCCTTCAACCTAGACTCTATGTTCTCCAGCTCCAGGTCCGTGAATTTGCCGCCGGTTTACGACAAGCCGGTGTATGACGACGACATTTTCGACGGCGTACCTGGCCTGAAGAGCACGACGTCGTCTTCGAAGGCTGCATATGAGGACGTTTTCGCTGGTGCCAGCGGAGGGAGTGGAAGCGGTGGCAGCGCATTCGATGATCTGCTCGGAGGATTCGGAAAGGCGGAGCAAGATTCGAAGAGCTCCAGTGGGAGGAGATTGGAGAAGGAGGATAAAGGTGTGGCAGATTTTGATGAATTGTTACCTGGATTTGGAAGCAGTAAGAGTTCTAATGATGG GTCCACTCCCGATGTTGGTTTGTCATCAGAACCTACAATCAATGCATCTAAAACAGCTCCCACTGCTACAGAAGACCCATTCAATGTTTTTGAATCAGCTTCTAGTCCAGTGGATTCTACATCAGGCCACTTTACTGACCCGTTGGAAGAAATTAGTAAACCTAGCAGTTCAAGAAGCACAAAAAATGATAGATCATCAAATTCAAATGGTGTACTTTATGATGATATTGATCCCTTTGATGGACTTGGACAATCTGTGCCAGCATTCTCATCAGAGAGAAGTAACAGGAAGGGTAGCAGTTCCCCACCCCAAAGGTCAAATGCAAGCACTGGTTGGACTAGAGACAAAGAATCAGTTGAGAAATCATATATTAGGAGCCCTGAGAGACACTCACAAAACAAGATGCATGCTGAACAGGAGAATGAGTTTCATCAAGCTCCATTTGAAGTTCCTACATACTCATCTAATTCTAATAAACCAGCACGCCACAGGTCTACGTCTCCCCCATATGATAATGGTGGTTTTAGACAGACTAATGTTCAGGCAGATATGCCTCCAACATATGAAGAAAATTTGGAATCTAGTGATGATATATGGCTAACAGTATCAGAGGTTCCCCTTTTTACTCAACCAACTGCTGCTCCGCCACCTTCAAGACCACCTCCTCCACGTCCAGTACATATCCACAAGTCAGGAACAGGTTCATCTACTTCTACTACCAATGCCAGAAAGAAGGATAGTGAATTTTTGTCATTTCCGAGTTCCGCTCGATTTTCTCAGGTTCCTAAATCTGCTCCTGCTGCAGCAAAGTTATCCTCTACATCTCCGTTTGATGAACTAGAAGATTTTGCCATGGGCAGAAGTCATGTTAATGACGAAGACCTTGGAAATGGTTTTCCTGATGAAGAAATAGAAATGAACTCTGCTGCTGCAGCTATGAAGGAGGCTATGGACAAAGCCCAAGCtaaatttaggcatgcaaaagaAGTTAGGGAGAGAGAAAGTACAAAGGCTGCTAGAAGCAGAGAAACTGTGCAAATGGAAAAGGATGACAGAGCTGTactagaagagagagagaggcagGAAAGGTTAGACCTTGAGCGACAGCAGAAGGAAAgggaggagaaagaaaaagaaagacagcgacttgagagggagagagaaagagaaatggCAAGACAAGCTGTTGAAAGAGCTACTAGAGAAGCCCGTGAAAGGGCTGCTATTGAAGCTCGCCAAAGGGCTGAGAGGGCAGCTGTTGGGAAAGCCAATGCTGAAGCTCGAGAACGCGCAGAAAGGGCTGCAGTTCAGAGAGCACAAGCTGAAGCCCGTGAAAGGGCTGCTGCTGAGGCAAAGGGAAGGGCTGAAAAGGCTGCAGCTGAGGCAAGGGAAAGGGCTGAAAAGGCTGCAGCTGAGGCAAGGGAAAGGGCTGAAAAGGAGGCTAGGGACAAGGCTGCACGGGAAAAAGCTGCAGCTGAGGCACGTGTTAAAGCAGAACGTGCTGCAGTAGAAAGAGCTGCTGCTGAGGCTCGGGAAAGGGCTGCTGCAGAAGCTCGAGAAAGAGCTGCAGCTGCTGCAAGGATGAAGCAACAAAATAACGAAAATGATCTTGAATCATTCTTCAGCATGGGTTCACGAGCCAGCAGTGTGCCAAGGCCTCCTAGGACTAGCTCTTCA GACACTGTATTTGATGCCCAATTTCAGTCAGATGTAACTAGGAAATCAACTAGTGTATCTTCAAGCATGAAGAAAGCATCATCATCGGTTAATATTGTTGATGATCTTTCCTCCATTTTTGGAA CTGCTCCATCATCAGGAGAATTTCAGGAAGTTGAAGGAGAaagtgaagaaagaagaagagccAGGATGGAACGCCACCAGAGGGCACAGGAGCGGGCG GCAAAAGCATTGGCTGAGAAGAACCAACGGGATCTACAAACTCAAAGAGAGCAAGCTGAGAGACAC AGGCTTGCAGAGACACTGGATTTTGAAATTAAGCGCTGGGCTGCAGGAAAGGAGGGGAACTTGCGTGCTTTGCTCTCCACCTTACAATAT GTGCTGTGGCCTGAATGTGGTTGGCAACCAGTTTCTTTGACTGATTTAATTACAGGCGCTGCTGTTAAAAAGGCTTATAGGAAAGCTACACTGTGCATTCATCCTGATAAAGTGCAACAGAAGGGTGCCACACTTCAACAGAAATATATTGCCGAGAAGGTGTTTGATCTGCTAAAG AGGAAAAATGAGGGGCGTGTCCATTCTGCATCTCCCTTTAATCCTTGCTATGGGGAAAGGTTATTCGAACTTTATACCag GAAGTTACAATCTTTGATGATGATGGGTTTTTCGGTCCGTCAGAATTTCGTAATTGATCATGAATAA
- the LOC107612950 gene encoding auxilin-related protein 2 isoform X2: protein MNDFDGLLATDFGFKPQGKSAPMAASKGSSNFATASSSLNFDLGSKPPRTSNSFSGGTDSLFSDHKTQDSGGFGDIFGGSARFADKSDGRGTSDAAFNLDSMFSSSRSVNLPPVYDKPVYDDDIFDGVPGLKSTTSSSKAAYEDVFAGASGGSGSGGSAFDDLLGGFGKAEQDSKSSSGRRLEKEDKGVADFDELLPGFGSSKSSNDGSTPDVGLSSEPTINASKTAPTATEDPFNVFESASSPVDSTSGHFTDPLEEISKPSSSRSTKNDRSSNSNGVLYDDIDPFDGLGQSVPAFSSERSNRKGSSSPPQRSNASTGWTRDKESVEKSYIRSPERHSQNKMHAEQENEFHQAPFEVPTYSSNSNKPARHRSTSPPYDNGGFRQTNVQADMPPTYEENLESSDDIWLTVSEVPLFTQPTAAPPPSRPPPPRPVHIHKSGTGSSTSTTNARKKDSEFLSFPSSARFSQVPKSAPAAAKLSSTSPFDELEDFAMGRSHVNDEDLGNGFPDEEIEMNSAAAAMKEAMDKAQAKFRHAKEVRERESTKAARSRETVQMEKDDRAVLEERERQERLDLERQQKEREEKEKERQRLEREREREMARQAVERATREARERAAIEARQRAERAAVGKANAEARERAERAAVQRAQAEARERAAAEAKGRAEKAAAEARERAEKAAAEARERAEKEARDKAAREKAAAEARVKAERAAVERAAAEARERAAAEARERAAAAARMKQQNNENDLESFFSMGSRASSVPRPPRTSSSDTVFDAQFQSDVTRKSTSVSSSMKKASSSVNIVDDLSSIFGTAPSSGEFQEVEGESEERRRARMERHQRAQERAAKALAEKNQRDLQTQREQAERHRLAETLDFEIKRWAAGKEGNLRALLSTLQYVLWPECGWQPVSLTDLITGAAVKKAYRKATLCIHPDKVQQKGATLQQKYIAEKVFDLLKEAWNKFNSEELF from the exons ATGAACGATTTCGATGGCCTCTTAGCTACCGATTTCGGGTTCAAACCCCAAGGTAAATCGGCTCCGATGGCCGCATCTAAAGGATCCTCCAATTTCGCAACCGCCAGTTCTTCACTCAACTTCGATTTAGGTTCCAAGCCACCTCGAACCTCCAATTCCTTCTCCGGCGGCACCGATTCCCTTTTCTCCGACCACAAGACTCAAGATTCCGGCGGCTTCGGCGACATATTCGGAGGCTCCGCCAGGTTCGCAGACAAATCGGACGGGCGAGGAACCTCCGACGCGGCCTTCAACCTAGACTCTATGTTCTCCAGCTCCAGGTCCGTGAATTTGCCGCCGGTTTACGACAAGCCGGTGTATGACGACGACATTTTCGACGGCGTACCTGGCCTGAAGAGCACGACGTCGTCTTCGAAGGCTGCATATGAGGACGTTTTCGCTGGTGCCAGCGGAGGGAGTGGAAGCGGTGGCAGCGCATTCGATGATCTGCTCGGAGGATTCGGAAAGGCGGAGCAAGATTCGAAGAGCTCCAGTGGGAGGAGATTGGAGAAGGAGGATAAAGGTGTGGCAGATTTTGATGAATTGTTACCTGGATTTGGAAGCAGTAAGAGTTCTAATGATGG GTCCACTCCCGATGTTGGTTTGTCATCAGAACCTACAATCAATGCATCTAAAACAGCTCCCACTGCTACAGAAGACCCATTCAATGTTTTTGAATCAGCTTCTAGTCCAGTGGATTCTACATCAGGCCACTTTACTGACCCGTTGGAAGAAATTAGTAAACCTAGCAGTTCAAGAAGCACAAAAAATGATAGATCATCAAATTCAAATGGTGTACTTTATGATGATATTGATCCCTTTGATGGACTTGGACAATCTGTGCCAGCATTCTCATCAGAGAGAAGTAACAGGAAGGGTAGCAGTTCCCCACCCCAAAGGTCAAATGCAAGCACTGGTTGGACTAGAGACAAAGAATCAGTTGAGAAATCATATATTAGGAGCCCTGAGAGACACTCACAAAACAAGATGCATGCTGAACAGGAGAATGAGTTTCATCAAGCTCCATTTGAAGTTCCTACATACTCATCTAATTCTAATAAACCAGCACGCCACAGGTCTACGTCTCCCCCATATGATAATGGTGGTTTTAGACAGACTAATGTTCAGGCAGATATGCCTCCAACATATGAAGAAAATTTGGAATCTAGTGATGATATATGGCTAACAGTATCAGAGGTTCCCCTTTTTACTCAACCAACTGCTGCTCCGCCACCTTCAAGACCACCTCCTCCACGTCCAGTACATATCCACAAGTCAGGAACAGGTTCATCTACTTCTACTACCAATGCCAGAAAGAAGGATAGTGAATTTTTGTCATTTCCGAGTTCCGCTCGATTTTCTCAGGTTCCTAAATCTGCTCCTGCTGCAGCAAAGTTATCCTCTACATCTCCGTTTGATGAACTAGAAGATTTTGCCATGGGCAGAAGTCATGTTAATGACGAAGACCTTGGAAATGGTTTTCCTGATGAAGAAATAGAAATGAACTCTGCTGCTGCAGCTATGAAGGAGGCTATGGACAAAGCCCAAGCtaaatttaggcatgcaaaagaAGTTAGGGAGAGAGAAAGTACAAAGGCTGCTAGAAGCAGAGAAACTGTGCAAATGGAAAAGGATGACAGAGCTGTactagaagagagagagaggcagGAAAGGTTAGACCTTGAGCGACAGCAGAAGGAAAgggaggagaaagaaaaagaaagacagcgacttgagagggagagagaaagagaaatggCAAGACAAGCTGTTGAAAGAGCTACTAGAGAAGCCCGTGAAAGGGCTGCTATTGAAGCTCGCCAAAGGGCTGAGAGGGCAGCTGTTGGGAAAGCCAATGCTGAAGCTCGAGAACGCGCAGAAAGGGCTGCAGTTCAGAGAGCACAAGCTGAAGCCCGTGAAAGGGCTGCTGCTGAGGCAAAGGGAAGGGCTGAAAAGGCTGCAGCTGAGGCAAGGGAAAGGGCTGAAAAGGCTGCAGCTGAGGCAAGGGAAAGGGCTGAAAAGGAGGCTAGGGACAAGGCTGCACGGGAAAAAGCTGCAGCTGAGGCACGTGTTAAAGCAGAACGTGCTGCAGTAGAAAGAGCTGCTGCTGAGGCTCGGGAAAGGGCTGCTGCAGAAGCTCGAGAAAGAGCTGCAGCTGCTGCAAGGATGAAGCAACAAAATAACGAAAATGATCTTGAATCATTCTTCAGCATGGGTTCACGAGCCAGCAGTGTGCCAAGGCCTCCTAGGACTAGCTCTTCA GACACTGTATTTGATGCCCAATTTCAGTCAGATGTAACTAGGAAATCAACTAGTGTATCTTCAAGCATGAAGAAAGCATCATCATCGGTTAATATTGTTGATGATCTTTCCTCCATTTTTGGAA CTGCTCCATCATCAGGAGAATTTCAGGAAGTTGAAGGAGAaagtgaagaaagaagaagagccAGGATGGAACGCCACCAGAGGGCACAGGAGCGGGCG GCAAAAGCATTGGCTGAGAAGAACCAACGGGATCTACAAACTCAAAGAGAGCAAGCTGAGAGACAC AGGCTTGCAGAGACACTGGATTTTGAAATTAAGCGCTGGGCTGCAGGAAAGGAGGGGAACTTGCGTGCTTTGCTCTCCACCTTACAATAT GTGCTGTGGCCTGAATGTGGTTGGCAACCAGTTTCTTTGACTGATTTAATTACAGGCGCTGCTGTTAAAAAGGCTTATAGGAAAGCTACACTGTGCATTCATCCTGATAAAGTGCAACAGAAGGGTGCCACACTTCAACAGAAATATATTGCCGAGAAGGTGTTTGATCTGCTAAAG GAAGCATGGAATAAGTTCAATTCAGAGGAGCTTTTCTAA